The Ooceraea biroi isolate clonal line C1 chromosome 11, Obir_v5.4, whole genome shotgun sequence genome includes a region encoding these proteins:
- the LOC105283978 gene encoding uncharacterized protein LOC105283978, producing MLHPAWMNAMNVSTKIARRFSALRTAFSFARFMQQLKRWGPRNSSVTVERAVQAEYVANAMLDPRTPFATVVLASVGLPGDPESRGCFKPVLAEYIRRHFDIFPTRLVSNTARSHAWSLVRSTGTALNGRSNGGGGPAPPTVSSSTPPPTPPPPYNESIRPASPQPSTLMMTVDDTSTLPPPSPDKDHYPPASPRQRAPPSPSQPPHQQKKPRY from the exons ATGCTCCATCCCGCTTGGATGAATGCGATGAACGTGTCGACAAAAATAGCGCGTAGATTCTCGGCTCTTCGTACGGCCTTCTCTTTCGCGCGATTTATGCAACAGTTGAAACGGTGGGGACCCCGCAACTCTTCCGTCACCGTCGAACGCGCCGTACAGGCCGAGTACGTAGCCAACGCCATGTTGGACCCTCGCACGCCGTTCGCGACGGTGGTCCTGGCGAGCGTGGGATTGCCGGGAGACCCCGAATCACGCGGCTGCTTCAAGCCTGTGCTCGCCGAGTACATTCGACGGCACTTCGACATCTTTCCGACACGCCTCGTCAGCAATACCGCGAGGTCTCACGCGTGGTCCCTCGTCAGATCCACGGGCACGGCGCTCAA CGGGCGTTCCAACGGAGGGGGCGGCCCCGCACCACCCACCGTGTCGTCGTCaacgccgccgccgacgccgccgccgccgtacAACGAGAGCATTCGCCCAGCGTCACCACAGCCATCGACGTTAATGATGACTGTCGACGACACCTCGACACTGCCGCCGCCGTCACCGGACAAGGACCACTATCCCCCAGCGTCACCACGACAGCGCGCGCCGCCGTCACCGTCGCAGCCGCCGCACCAGCAAAAGAAACCTCGATACTGA